From one Dysidea avara chromosome 9, odDysAvar1.4, whole genome shotgun sequence genomic stretch:
- the LOC136266451 gene encoding nose resistant to fluoxetine protein 6-like gives MAAIVVIPIIIDECDYLKVIDISTIGIDITSVLSKFITTLLKIKSNHHSESSHTLKELQKMTTPLIYALVILPCVAAMYDIEEPAESAYQFDLSYDDINISTSCSKALDKLLMLESKNSPLMLRYLDSWGKPSHGILEGHTSYLGYYDECINLKDTDFGETDYCIYAMQLNMSTIPKPIPIRVGVCFPSACSSQEFIRILSVIDVTSVTAVAGNPFSTGKNAMSLSIDSTDKSPTLCPQTDENYDMSSILILIVCGVIVAMVIAGTTVDIISWLLLTDIVKSHQMFSKFNGRIQADDKESSISEKYPLIPKPEQKNNRPTVKDFILAFSLYTTVPVLVSVKQSPSAIKTLSGIKFHAMILIIMIHVAHFYPDLVQNPRYAKELLTRFVFQPVSNISLAVESFFLLGAFLSSYLTFKDIEKHGRFRYLYFYLHRYFRISPLLYLYTIFCINLIYHLGQGPLWNFTPLAAPCKDNWWYNLLYIGNVVDSEESCYGVTWYLFVDMQLFILSPIIILLLYHYRHVGLMVISLVMIGATTAIGIQAGVNGNYHANTGKHSEDTNETTYLYLKPHYRINTYLIGILLGYIFYKKYWITDLSISKRLQLLIYMLLWVTTIVLCTTTMFGAYKETEFGDFQTVLYLMFNGPAWSIGLSILIYICNTGYGGVVNSYLSWSIWEPLAKLTFGAYLSHMILILIVYGTLQSTLILTDFVYAIFCVFAVVVTFAWSSVTFVFLEFPISKVVSLCFTLFGMEGRRKYLQLVGLELASYFVSFVLTVAFIIIILHLHT, from the exons atggctgcaatagtGGTAATTCCTATCATAATAGACGAGTGTGATTATTTAAAAGTGATTGACATTAGCACcattggtatagatatcacttcagtCTTATCTAAATT tataactacactgttaaaaataaagagtaaccaccactctgagagttccca CACATTGAAAGAACTT caaaagaTGACTACACCACTGATTTATGCACTTGTTATTCTACCGTGTGTTGCTGCAATGTATGATATTGAAGAACCAGCTGAATCTGCCTATCAGTTTGATTTGTCGTATGACGATATCAATATCAGTACCAGTTGTAGTAAAGCACTTGATAAGTTGCTCATGTTGGAATCAAAAAATTCTCCATTGATGTTACGTTACTTGGACTCATGGGGTAAACCAAGCCATGGTATATTAGAGGGTCACACATCTTATCTTGGATACTATGATGAGTGTATTAACCTAAAGGATACTGATTTTGGTGAGACAGATTATTGTATTTATGCAATGCAATTGAATATGTCTACTATACCTAAACCAATCCCCATTCGAGTTGGAGTATGTTTTCCCTCAGCTTGTTCCTCACAAGAATTTATAAGGATCTTATCAGTGATAGACGTTACTAGTGTAACAGCAGTGGCTGGTAACCCATTTAGCACAGGGAAAAATGCTATGTCTCTAAGTATTGACAGTACTGACAAGTCACCAACTTTGTGTCCTCAAACTGATGAAAATTATGATATGAGCTCCATACTGATTCTCATAGTGTGTGGAGTAATAGTTGCCATGGTGATAGCAGGAACTACTGTGGACATCATTTCGTGGCTGCTGTTGACAGATATTGTGAAATCACATCAAATGTTCAGTAAATTCAATGGAAGAATACAAGCTGATGATAAAGAAAGTAGCATTAGTGAAAAATATCCTCTGATACCCAAACCAGAACAAAAAAACAATAGACCAACTGTCAAGGACTTTATTTTAGCATTTTCCTTGTACACCACTGTTCCTGTCCTTGTGTCCGTGAAACAGTCACCATCAGCTATTAAAACATTAAGTGGGATTAAGTTTCATGCAATGATTTTAATTATTATGATTCATGTTGCACATTTTTATCCTGATCTTGTTCAAAATCCCCGCTATGCCAAAGAATTGCTCACCAGATTTGTGTTTCAACCAGTGTCAAACATATCTTTAGCTGTTGAGAGCTTTTTTCTTCTGGGTGCATTTTTGTCATCTTATTTGACATTCAAGGACATAGAAAAGCATGGTAGATTCAGGTATTTGTACTTTTATTTGCATCGATATTTTAGAATTTCACCACTCCTCTACCTCTACACAATTTTTTGCATAAATTTGATCTATCACCTTGGTCAAGGACCTCTATGGAACTTCACTCCATTAGCCGCACCCTGCAAAGACAATTGGTGGTACAATCTACTTTATATTGGCAATGTTGTTGATAGTGAGGAGAGTTGTTATGGGGTTACCTGGTACCTGTTTGTTGATATGCAGTTGTTCATCTTATCTCCTATTATTATACTATTACTCTACCACTATCGGCATGTAGGATTGATGGTCATATCACTTGTAATGATAGGAGCTACTACTGCTATTGGAATACAAGCTGGAGTCAATGGAAACTATCACGCTAACACTGGTAAACACTCCGAAGATACCAATGAGACCACATATTTATATTTGAAGCCTCACTATAGAATTAACACATACCTAATAGGTATACTTTTGGGATACATCTTTTACAAAAAGTACTGGATAACTGACCTGTCCATCAGCAAGCGGTTACAGTTACTAATATATATGCTCCTGTGGGTAACGACAATAGTTTTGTGTACAACTACAATGTTTGGTGCTTATAAGGAAACTGAGTTTGGTGACTTTCAGACTGTTTTGTATTTAATGTTTAACGGACCAGCTTGGAGTATTGGACTATCCATTCTAATTTACATCTGTAACACTGGATATGGTGGAGTAGTTAATAGTTACCTCTCGTGGTCTATATGGGAACCATTGGCCAAACTGACATTTGGTGCATATCTTAGTCACATGATTCTTATACTGATCGTGTATGGTACACTTCAGTCCACTCTGATCTTAACTGACTTCGTATATGCTATATTTTGTGTGTTTGCTGTGGTGGTAACTTTTGCATGGTCAAGTGTGACTTTTGTGTTTTTGGAGTTCCCAATATCAAAAGTTGTGTCACTTTGCTTTACATTGTTTGGAATGGAGGGCCGCCGCAAATA TTTACAG cttgttgggttggaattagctagctactttg TCAGTTTCGTACTTACTGTAGcattcatcataattatat TGCATTTACATACATAA
- the LOC136266032 gene encoding queuine tRNA-ribosyltransferase accessory subunit 2-like isoform X2 produces the protein MCGGRSQLFPRYECPGADVMNSFGQGVHKYIGLEDHLVYLTVQDSSKLHSFTYNADKNVSLWTISGRKKVTVEDHVKVLEAFRPDVAQCLCDTIPASNDDVTIKRVRKSVDRTLKFLDETLLAAEKSKSLSSVALLGVIEGTALLEERKRSAKETVKRPVAGYVVEGLTEDVDVSVNKAILTTVMEILPEDKPRFVSGIETPEQILRAVESGVDVFDGVYPYRAAQKGCALVFPTDDKNASHQLDLNDKRYAEEFKPIMDNCKCYSCLHHTRAYIHHLLVTKELLAHTLLMNHNLQHYMSFFADMRKALQTETFHLFKKNFR, from the exons GTATGAGTGTCCTGGGGCAGATGTGATGAACAGCTTTGGACAAGGTGTACACAAGTACATTGGACTGGAG GATCACTTGGTGTACTTAACAGTACAAGATAGCTCAAAGCTGCACTCATTTACTTACAACGCAGATAAGAATGTGTCACTGTGGACCATCAGTGGCAGAAAGAAG GTAACTGTTGAAGATCATGTTAAAGTGTTGGAGGCATTCAGACCTGATGTTGCTCAGTGTTTATGTGACACAATACCTGCCAGTAATGATGATGTCACCATTAAGAGGGTCAGGAAGTCCGTGGACAGAACATTGAAGTTTCTTGATGAAACATTATTAGCAGCAGAAAAATCTAAG TCACTTAGCAGTGTGGCACTACTGGGAGTCATTGAAggtactgctttattagaagaACGTAAAAGATCCGCCAAAGAAACAGTAAAAAGACCTGTAGCAG GATATGTAGTGGAAGGTTTAACAGAAGATGTAGATGTATCAGTAAACAAGGCAATTCTCACAACAGTCATG GAAATACTACCAGAGGACAAACCAAGGTTTGTGTCTGGAATAGAGACACCAG AACAAATCCTACGAGCTGTGGAGTCTGGGGTTGACGTGTTTGATGGAGT ATATCCTTACAGAGCCGCACAGAAAGGATGTGCCTTAGTGTTTCCCACTGATGATAAAAATGCTTCTCATCAATTGGACCTTAATGATAAAAG GTATGCAGAGGAGTTCAAGCCGATCATGGACAACTGCAAGTGTTACTCGTGTCTTCACCACACCAGAGCATACATCCATCATTTACTGGTCACTAAAGAACTACTGGCCCACACTCTACTAATGAA TCACAACCTTCAACATTATATGAGCTTCTTTGCTGATATGAGGAAGGCACTGCAaactgaaacatttcatttgtttAAGAAAAACTTTAGATAG